The following are from one region of the Penaeus chinensis breed Huanghai No. 1 chromosome 5, ASM1920278v2, whole genome shotgun sequence genome:
- the LOC125025396 gene encoding cuticle protein CP14.6-like, whose protein sequence is MNFLIIAALASVAAAVPQGYGAPPPRYASSEEVAILRDDRVIEDDGRYNFDMETDNGIVVSESGSPGAKGAINSAGSFSYTAPDGTPIRLQFVADENGFQPQGAHLPVAPEFPHPIPQFVLDQIAFAAQEDARRPSEPSSRYGAPQ, encoded by the exons ATGAACTTC CTCATTATCGCCGCTCTTGCCTCCGTGGCCGCTGCCGTCCCCCAGGGCTACGGCGCCCCCCCACCTCGCTACGCCTCGAGCGAAGAAGTGGCCATCTTGAGGGACGACCGCGTGATCGAGGACGACGGAAGGTACAACTTCGACATGGAGACTGATAACGGCATCGTGGTCTCAGAGTCTGGCTCTCCCGGAGCCAAGGGTGCCATCAACAGCGCCGGTTCCTTCTC CTACACCGCCCCCGACGGCACCCCCATCCGCCTCCAGTTCGTtgctgacgagaacggcttccagccccaggGCGCCCACCTGCCCGTGgcccccgagttcccccacccgatccctcagttcgtcctcgaccagatcgccttcgccgcccAGGAGGACGCCCGCAGGCCCAGTGAACCCTCCAGCAGATACGGTGCTCCTCAGTAA